The following coding sequences are from one Syngnathus acus chromosome 12, fSynAcu1.2, whole genome shotgun sequence window:
- the tmem141 gene encoding transmembrane protein 141, producing MVNLGLTRVDDELVAKHPGLERYAACQSHAFMKGTGSFVLGAVGLFALQKGLPKRLSYPLQWNLLVSIVASSVGSYAVTRWETQKCSDLWLLLETGRVPDRFPPQMPKTEEPPGTEKTKYGDVMD from the exons ATGGTCAATCTTGGTCTCACTCGAGTGGACGATGAGCTGGTAGCAAAACACCCG GGTTTGGAACGTTATGCTGCCTGTCAGTCTCACGCCTTCATGAAGGGCACTGGAAGTTTTGTTCTCG GTGCTGTGGGGCTTTTTGCTCTCCAGAAGGGTCTGCCGAAGAGACTTTCATATCCTCTGCAGTGGAACCTGCTTGTTTCTATCG TGGCATCATCTGTGGGCAGCTATGCGGTGACACGGTGGGAAACCCAAAAATGCTCCGACCTTTGGTTGCTACTCGAAACTGGCAGAGTCCCGGATAGATTCCCGCCACAAA TGCCTAAAACAGAAGAACCACCAGGAACTGAGAAGACCAAATACGGTGATGTCATGGATTGA
- the LOC119131224 gene encoding proteinase-activated receptor 3 gives MNFLFLNSSALFISQRPVNATPREQTVYEGCRDMPAVLIWYLGLQFVNMFLGIPANIMVLWLIHKNKGDSSTSDIFILHLAILDVLFCLIPPLELANIVFLTTSSTWYVLRFFYGMKDSSPLFLSCICLDRYVAVVHPITFTELKDRQHRAGLAMLVWLITLAYAAAKCVGNIVNFEKVFTAMILTAFAFMVFCNIAILWVLRQSGPGRDEMHPVKKRAFKMVLIILAIIVFNYFPPVALFPFQDYFSPDVFRCYIHYVAFGLMDFSSSIQPMLYLSKEKVACPGCCEGNITHLQ, from the exons ATGAATTTTCTCTTCCTCAACTCGTCGGCGCTGTTCATCTCCCAGCGGCCCGTCAACGCCACGCCGCGGGAGCAGACGGTGTACGAGGGCTGCCGCGACATGCCGGCCGTGCTCATCTGGTATCTTGGCCTGCAGTTTGTCAATATGTTCCTGGGCATCCCGGCCAACATCATGGTCCTGTGGCTCATCCACAAGAACAAGGGCGATTCGTCCACGTCGGACATCTTCATCCTTCACTTGGCCATTCTGGATGTGCTCTTCTGTCTCATCCCACCGCTGGAGCTGGCCAATATTGTGTTTCtcaccaccagcagcacctGGTACGTGTTGCGCTTCTTCTACGGCATGAAGGACTCGTCGCCGCTCTTCCTCTCCTGCATCTGCCTGGACCGCTACGTGGCGGTGGTGCACCCCATCACCTTCACTGAACTCAAAGACCGTCAACACCGGGCCGGCCTGGCCATGCTGGTGTGGCTCATCACGCTGGCCTACGCCGCCGCCAAGTGTGTGGGCAACATCGTCAACTTTGAGAAG GTTTTCACCGCCATGATCCTGACCGCCTTTGCCTTCATGGTGTTCTGCAACATCGCCATCCTATGGGTGCTGCGCCAATCCGGGCCCGGCCGAGACGAGATGCACCCGGTGAAGAAGCGAGCCTTCAAGATGGTGCTCATCATCCTTGCCATCATCGTCTTCAACTACTTCCCACCGGTGGCGCTGTTCCCCTTCCAGGACTACTTCTCGCCCGATGTCTTCCGCTGTTACATCCATTACGTTGCCTTTGGTCTGATGGACTTCAGCAGTAGCATCCAGCCCATGCTCTACCTGTCTAAGGAGAAGGTGGCATGTCCTGGTTGCTGCGAGGGCAACATCACGCACCTTCAGTAG
- the sapcd2 gene encoding suppressor APC domain-containing protein 2 isoform X2, which yields MALIATEQGSKMSGSAIYGPVGPRKDTFPAKTQPKEGDYSTDGLPKAFLHSLRTLFDILDDAGRGYVHISEIESRWQGADTRELPGGVLSCLRRVTPPHGCLTFERFVAGLRYSMLNPENRCHLKVQAAVPPQPAPRSACSRVENKVRPLGPSNVTNIQPHRASSLLSRTRPEEGAGHPACGPARYGAGYERPGRSLERIPAPQEAGGSYRVEPGQVSKAPQQQQSRVRSIESLALESPQLQGPSVAKTNLPRSQSESMTGFSGVSRRANRGREEQRRHTITNGVDYEMLKQMKELEQEKDSLLAGLEVVERARDWYQGQIHNVTERQRQVGQNSQSTDFFTEANQSRINILIPKLQEVNRCLNDLICCTGMSSFPSSGGQTAGHSTTPQPPVPAPPQAILRLKDQNRLLTQEVTEKSKRIAQLEQEKSSLIKQLFEARSRSVQDTSTMDSTFI from the exons ATGGCTTTGATAGCCACGGAGCAAGGCAGCAAAATGAGCGGTTCGGCAATTTATGGACCAGTTGGACCCAGGAAAGACACATTTCCTGCAAAAACGCAACCGAAAGAGGGAGATTATTCCACGGACGGACTGCCCAAAGCGTTTCTTCACAGCCTGCGGACCCTGTTTGACATCCTGGACGACGCGGGTCGGGGTTACGTCCACATATCTGAGATCGAGAGCCGCTGGCAAGGCGCTGACACTCGGGAGTTACCCGGCGGGGTGTTGAGCTGCCTCCGCCGGGTCACCCCTCCGCATGGCTGCCTCACGTTCGAGCGCTTCGTGGCGGGGCTGCGCTACTCCATGCTTAATCCGGAGAACCGATGTCATCTGAAGGTGCAAGCGGCCGTCCCTCCACAGCCCGCCCCGAGGTCTGCATGCAGCCGGGTGGAGAATAAGGTACGCCCGCTGGGGCCGAGCAACGTGACCAACATCCAGCCGCACCGTGCATCTTCCCTGTTGAGCCGGACCAGACCGGAGGAGGGAGCGGGCCATCCCGCGTGCGGTCCGGCAAGATACGGTGCAGGGTATGAAAGACCTGGTCGGAGTCTGGAACGGATCCCGGCCCCTCAGGAGGCCGGTGGGTCTTACCGGGTGGAGCCGGGTCAGGTCTCGAAGGCaccccagcagcagcagagccGGGTGAGGTCCATCGAGTCGCTGGCCCTGGAGTCACCACAGCTACAAGGGCCAA GTGTTGCCAAAACTAATTTACCCAGATCCCAAAGCGAGTCCATGACGGGCTTCAGCGGAGTCTCCAGGCGAGCCAATCGCGGACGGGAGGAGCAGAGGCGCCACACAATCACCAATGGAGTGGACTACGAAATG CTGAAGCAGATGAAGGAGCTGGAGCAGGAGAAGGACTCCTTGCTGGCGGGCCTGGAGGTGGTGGAGCGTGCCAGGGACTGGTACCAGGGCCAGATCCATAATGTCACTGAGAGACAGCGGCAGGTGGGGCAGAATTCCCAAAGCACG gacTTTTTCACTGAAGCCAACCAGAGTCGCATCAACATCCTTATTCCCAAACTACAGGAAGTCAACCGGTGCCTCAATGACCTCATTTGCTGCACTGGAATG TCGTCCTTCCCTTCCAGTGGCGGTCAGACGGCAGGGCACTCTACCACCCCGCAGCCTCCGGTTCCTGCTCCACCACAAGCCATCCTGAGACTGAAGGACCAGAACAGACTCCTCACACAG GAGGTGACAGAGAAGAGCAAGCGCATCGCCCAGCTGGAGCAGGAGAAGTCGTCGCTGATCAAGCAGCTATTTGAGGCGCGTTCGCGCAGCGTCCAGGACACCAGCACCATGGACTCCACCTTCATCTGA
- the sapcd2 gene encoding suppressor APC domain-containing protein 2 isoform X1, which produces MALIATEQGSKMSGSAIYGPVGPRKDTFPAKTQPKEGDYSTDGLPKAFLHSLRTLFDILDDAGRGYVHISEIESRWQGADTRELPGGVLSCLRRVTPPHGCLTFERFVAGLRYSMLNPENRCHLKVQAAVPPQPAPRSACSRVENKVRPLGPSNVTNIQPHRASSLLSRTRPEEGAGHPACGPARYGAGYERPGRSLERIPAPQEAGGSYRVEPGQVSKAPQQQQSRVRSIESLALESPQLQGPPGVAKTNLPRSQSESMTGFSGVSRRANRGREEQRRHTITNGVDYEMLKQMKELEQEKDSLLAGLEVVERARDWYQGQIHNVTERQRQVGQNSQSTDFFTEANQSRINILIPKLQEVNRCLNDLICCTGMSSFPSSGGQTAGHSTTPQPPVPAPPQAILRLKDQNRLLTQEVTEKSKRIAQLEQEKSSLIKQLFEARSRSVQDTSTMDSTFI; this is translated from the exons ATGGCTTTGATAGCCACGGAGCAAGGCAGCAAAATGAGCGGTTCGGCAATTTATGGACCAGTTGGACCCAGGAAAGACACATTTCCTGCAAAAACGCAACCGAAAGAGGGAGATTATTCCACGGACGGACTGCCCAAAGCGTTTCTTCACAGCCTGCGGACCCTGTTTGACATCCTGGACGACGCGGGTCGGGGTTACGTCCACATATCTGAGATCGAGAGCCGCTGGCAAGGCGCTGACACTCGGGAGTTACCCGGCGGGGTGTTGAGCTGCCTCCGCCGGGTCACCCCTCCGCATGGCTGCCTCACGTTCGAGCGCTTCGTGGCGGGGCTGCGCTACTCCATGCTTAATCCGGAGAACCGATGTCATCTGAAGGTGCAAGCGGCCGTCCCTCCACAGCCCGCCCCGAGGTCTGCATGCAGCCGGGTGGAGAATAAGGTACGCCCGCTGGGGCCGAGCAACGTGACCAACATCCAGCCGCACCGTGCATCTTCCCTGTTGAGCCGGACCAGACCGGAGGAGGGAGCGGGCCATCCCGCGTGCGGTCCGGCAAGATACGGTGCAGGGTATGAAAGACCTGGTCGGAGTCTGGAACGGATCCCGGCCCCTCAGGAGGCCGGTGGGTCTTACCGGGTGGAGCCGGGTCAGGTCTCGAAGGCaccccagcagcagcagagccGGGTGAGGTCCATCGAGTCGCTGGCCCTGGAGTCACCACAGCTACAAGGGCCA CCAGGTGTTGCCAAAACTAATTTACCCAGATCCCAAAGCGAGTCCATGACGGGCTTCAGCGGAGTCTCCAGGCGAGCCAATCGCGGACGGGAGGAGCAGAGGCGCCACACAATCACCAATGGAGTGGACTACGAAATG CTGAAGCAGATGAAGGAGCTGGAGCAGGAGAAGGACTCCTTGCTGGCGGGCCTGGAGGTGGTGGAGCGTGCCAGGGACTGGTACCAGGGCCAGATCCATAATGTCACTGAGAGACAGCGGCAGGTGGGGCAGAATTCCCAAAGCACG gacTTTTTCACTGAAGCCAACCAGAGTCGCATCAACATCCTTATTCCCAAACTACAGGAAGTCAACCGGTGCCTCAATGACCTCATTTGCTGCACTGGAATG TCGTCCTTCCCTTCCAGTGGCGGTCAGACGGCAGGGCACTCTACCACCCCGCAGCCTCCGGTTCCTGCTCCACCACAAGCCATCCTGAGACTGAAGGACCAGAACAGACTCCTCACACAG GAGGTGACAGAGAAGAGCAAGCGCATCGCCCAGCTGGAGCAGGAGAAGTCGTCGCTGATCAAGCAGCTATTTGAGGCGCGTTCGCGCAGCGTCCAGGACACCAGCACCATGGACTCCACCTTCATCTGA